Proteins encoded within one genomic window of Granulicella pectinivorans:
- a CDS encoding ABC transporter permease, giving the protein MSIYKHRYRAYTGRVTPYWERILVLARYGLAEAWSTKITTVLFVICLLPPAGSLFTIYLANNPAARLLMGNAGSRLLTIDGSFFRNVLTVQSWLAVALASWIAPRLITLDLVDNALPILLSHPISRFGYVMGKYVALFATLSAVTWVPCLLLFAYHGYASPVPWAAGNLRIGAGLLAGGLIWIAFLSLLGLALSSWVKWRVIATGILFAAILVPAGVGAIVTKVLHTKWGLLLNVPIMMSFLWDSLLGIQSHLNEEMHLPTGAIVAMLALGCGLSIVMLHRRIRAREVVRG; this is encoded by the coding sequence ATGTCCATCTATAAGCATCGCTATCGCGCTTACACCGGGAGGGTCACGCCGTATTGGGAGCGCATCCTGGTGCTTGCGCGGTATGGCCTGGCCGAAGCATGGAGCACGAAGATCACCACCGTGCTCTTCGTGATCTGCCTGCTGCCTCCGGCCGGCTCTCTCTTTACCATCTATCTCGCGAACAATCCTGCCGCGCGGCTGCTGATGGGCAACGCGGGTTCGCGGCTGCTGACGATCGATGGAAGTTTCTTTCGCAACGTCCTGACCGTTCAGTCATGGCTGGCGGTGGCGCTTGCTTCGTGGATTGCGCCGCGTCTGATCACGCTGGATCTTGTCGACAATGCGCTGCCGATTCTGCTGAGCCATCCCATCTCGCGCTTTGGCTATGTGATGGGCAAATATGTCGCACTTTTTGCCACACTCTCGGCGGTGACGTGGGTTCCGTGCCTGCTGCTCTTTGCCTACCATGGGTACGCTTCGCCGGTGCCATGGGCTGCGGGCAATCTTCGCATCGGCGCTGGGCTGCTGGCTGGAGGGTTGATCTGGATTGCTTTCCTGTCGCTGCTTGGCCTCGCTCTTTCTTCGTGGGTGAAGTGGAGGGTGATCGCCACCGGCATTCTCTTTGCGGCGATTCTTGTCCCGGCGGGCGTTGGAGCGATTGTGACCAAGGTGCTGCATACCAAGTGGGGGCTTCTGCTCAATGTTCCCATCATGATGTCCTTTCTTTGGGATAGCCTGCTTGGCATCCAGAGCCACCTGAACGAGGAGATGCATCTGCCGACGGGGGCGATCGTGGCGATGCTTGCGCTCGGGTGCGGTCTCTCGATCGTCATGCTGCATCGCCGCATCCGGGCGCGCGAGGTGGTCCGCGGATGA
- a CDS encoding ABC transporter ATP-binding protein, which produces MNNLIVFENVSKFYGEVLGVNRVSLTIPPGITTLVGPNGSGKTTLMNLLTGLVQPSSGRISVMGLSSRDANRFFATVGYCTQFDFFPRGMTGWQFLVDSLMLYGMSKLAALQLAEESLQRVQLDKVAALRKMDGYSKGMRQKIRLAQALAHRPRVLVLDEPLNGLDPMARAESMALFEELGRQGIHLIISSHILDEVDRIADRVVLITGGYLIAEGNIHQVRQEVREKPMQVLVRCDRPEALAAKMFAMNHCVEAKLHPDRKGIFLRTGDVDQFYSILNEIATEGIVKIEAVAPADDDANAIYQYLIGSEGGRL; this is translated from the coding sequence ATGAACAACCTGATCGTCTTCGAGAACGTCTCCAAGTTTTACGGCGAAGTCCTTGGCGTGAATCGTGTGTCGCTGACCATTCCGCCCGGTATCACAACCCTCGTGGGTCCCAACGGCTCGGGCAAGACGACGCTCATGAACCTGTTGACGGGACTCGTTCAACCATCGAGTGGACGTATCTCGGTGATGGGCTTGTCTTCTCGCGATGCCAACCGGTTCTTCGCGACGGTTGGGTATTGCACGCAGTTCGACTTCTTTCCGCGCGGCATGACCGGGTGGCAGTTTCTTGTGGACAGTCTGATGCTGTACGGGATGAGCAAGCTTGCCGCTCTTCAGTTAGCCGAGGAGTCTCTGCAGCGTGTGCAACTCGATAAGGTGGCGGCCCTGCGGAAGATGGATGGATATAGCAAGGGAATGCGCCAGAAGATAAGGCTGGCGCAGGCTCTTGCGCATCGTCCCAGGGTGCTTGTTCTCGATGAGCCGTTGAATGGGTTGGACCCGATGGCGCGCGCCGAGTCGATGGCGCTGTTCGAAGAACTCGGACGGCAGGGGATTCACCTCATCATCTCCAGCCACATCCTCGACGAAGTAGACCGCATCGCCGATCGTGTTGTGCTGATCACCGGCGGATATCTGATCGCGGAAGGCAATATTCACCAGGTGCGGCAGGAGGTGCGTGAGAAGCCCATGCAGGTGCTGGTGCGCTGCGATCGTCCGGAGGCGCTGGCGGCGAAGATGTTTGCCATGAACCACTGCGTGGAAGCCAAGCTGCATCCGGATCGCAAGGGCATCTTTCTGCGCACAGGCGACGTCGACCAGTTCTATTCCATTCTGAATGAGATCGCTACGGAGGGGATTGTGAAGATCGAAGCCGTGGCGCCCGCGGATGACGATGCCAATGCCATCTACCAGTACCTCATCGGCTCCGAAGGAGGCAGACTATGA
- a CDS encoding ABC transporter permease — translation MMRHAAVLRKDLMQQPWALWWVQAKRLTQIELRRNLFSWRASWIYFLAFIPTLIILVHGLVDPHDAPSIVEDTQVLAGIVQLYYIRLGVFFGCLGIFSRLIRGEMIERSLHFYLLSPVRREVLLLSKFAAGSATALLLFVTATLTDFALMYLPYGAAGRDYIVNGPGLEQLEAYVLILVLACLGYGAVFLLLSMMFKNPTPGALLFLGWEAINPVMPSLLQKLSVASYLRHLMPVNVGAKGLLALLTIETEPVAGWVATLGLLFLIAAVLLYSCYRMRTLEIRYTTE, via the coding sequence ATGATGCGACACGCTGCCGTGCTGCGGAAGGACCTGATGCAACAGCCGTGGGCGCTCTGGTGGGTGCAGGCGAAACGTCTCACCCAGATCGAACTAAGGCGGAATCTATTTTCTTGGAGAGCGAGCTGGATCTATTTCCTGGCGTTCATTCCGACGTTGATCATTCTTGTCCACGGCCTCGTCGATCCCCACGATGCCCCATCGATCGTCGAGGATACGCAGGTGCTTGCGGGCATCGTCCAGCTTTACTATATTCGGCTGGGAGTTTTCTTTGGCTGCCTGGGGATCTTCTCGCGGCTTATCCGTGGCGAGATGATCGAGCGGAGCCTGCATTTTTATCTCCTGTCACCAGTCAGGCGCGAAGTGCTTCTGCTGTCCAAATTCGCGGCGGGATCGGCCACCGCGCTGCTTCTCTTTGTGACGGCTACGCTGACTGATTTCGCACTGATGTATCTGCCCTACGGTGCAGCGGGGAGAGACTATATCGTCAATGGACCGGGGCTGGAACAGCTTGAGGCGTACGTTCTGATTCTTGTACTTGCCTGCCTTGGCTATGGAGCGGTCTTTCTTTTGTTGAGCATGATGTTCAAGAACCCGACTCCGGGAGCACTGCTCTTCCTCGGCTGGGAGGCAATCAACCCGGTTATGCCTTCGTTGCTGCAGAAGTTGAGTGTCGCCTCGTATCTCCGTCATCTGATGCCGGTGAACGTTGGGGCGAAGGGGCTTCTTGCACTGCTGACCATCGAGACGGAACCGGTGGCTGGCTGGGTTGCCACGCTTGGCTTGCTTTTCTTGATCGCAGCGGTGCTGCTCTATTCGTGCTATCGCATGCGAACACTCGAGATTCGCTACACGACGGAATAG
- a CDS encoding glycosyltransferase family 4 protein: MLHILVDPTVFRYGRCGLTRYYAAVCEGLARQQVHLSIPLLSSNSDFKPGIARWTDPLRRIPKLGGLLDTLSERWFHHLVRRGDYDCILFTSPSFDAGFLRHNPSARFLMIVHDLMSCVTAPDGLYDAAGPGMVALMYLANRASRVVCISHDTRRALLSHGLVQADRTAVVLTGNLLAASQPQEQTVPLPRRFLLFVGERSGRKGFYSLIRILPEILRAAPDLHLVCTGTLREAETDYIARHIPLDRVHAIPANDGVLVTLYRRALCLVYPSLYEGFGLPVIEAMHYGCPVITSRCGALAEVAGDAAILIDPNQPEQMRDAILRLASDPAWTERCSKAGQTHASGFAVDRMMQSLRAELERATEPPHHETTLDYSVV; this comes from the coding sequence ATGTTGCATATCCTCGTCGATCCGACCGTCTTTCGCTACGGGCGCTGCGGTCTCACGCGCTACTATGCCGCCGTCTGCGAAGGACTCGCACGCCAGCAGGTCCATCTCTCCATCCCCCTGCTCTCCAGCAACAGCGACTTCAAACCCGGCATCGCCCGCTGGACCGATCCGCTCCGCCGCATCCCCAAACTCGGCGGTCTCCTGGACACGCTCTCCGAACGCTGGTTCCATCACCTCGTCCGCCGGGGCGACTACGACTGCATCCTCTTCACCTCGCCCAGCTTCGACGCCGGCTTCCTCCGCCACAACCCAAGCGCCCGCTTCCTCATGATCGTTCACGACCTCATGAGCTGCGTGACGGCGCCCGATGGACTCTACGATGCAGCCGGCCCCGGCATGGTCGCGCTCATGTACCTCGCCAACCGCGCATCCCGCGTCGTCTGCATCTCCCATGACACCCGCCGCGCTCTGCTCAGCCATGGCCTTGTCCAAGCGGACCGCACAGCCGTCGTACTCACCGGCAATCTCCTCGCCGCCAGCCAGCCCCAAGAGCAGACCGTGCCTCTGCCCCGGCGCTTCCTCCTCTTCGTCGGCGAGCGCTCCGGGCGCAAAGGATTCTACTCCCTCATCCGCATTCTCCCGGAGATCCTTCGCGCTGCGCCCGATCTTCATCTCGTCTGCACCGGAACACTCCGCGAGGCGGAAACCGACTACATCGCGCGCCACATCCCTCTTGACCGCGTCCATGCCATCCCCGCCAACGACGGCGTGCTGGTCACCCTCTACCGCCGTGCACTCTGCCTCGTCTATCCATCCCTCTACGAAGGCTTCGGTCTGCCCGTCATCGAGGCCATGCACTACGGCTGCCCCGTCATCACATCCCGCTGTGGCGCCCTCGCGGAGGTAGCGGGGGACGCCGCCATCCTCATCGATCCCAACCAGCCCGAGCAGATGCGCGACGCCATCCTTCGCCTCGCATCCGACCCCGCGTGGACGGAGCGTTGCAGCAAGGCCGGCCAGACGCACGCGTCAGGCTTCGCCGTCGATCGCATGATGCAAAGCCTGCGCGCAGAACTGGAACGAGCAACGGAGCCACCGCACCATGAAACCACCCTCGACTATTCCGTCGTGTAG
- a CDS encoding ATP-binding cassette domain-containing protein → MTRYRPDAKDARSAADVSRWRMALGLLPARQRVALALLVATRIGMGFCDLLLAGAMYVVFLLLQGGTLAAHRWWTPKTVLSASCLTMVLVLARIVIDIGSTAWMVRFTQNLYGGFLLRLTEGYGQMRWSQFVQRNRSEMLKHSTSTALDAAFSYQMFIESIAGSTVVCLFAFALVYQSPKLAISLGLITLLLYALHRFAMRDRLAAAAAQRESSLRVLQRAVTETLAANKEVRTYRNQTFFHGRIHDEAARVASSNVRLAALPQVARVLAEQGVVMLFLGIVIAVELQHGPMRQLLSLLVFYFVLSRRILPMISTLALTFGQLEGAYENLQIIHQELHDCMVYRSVPAVLETPAPGFVLEIEDLSFSYEDGTRILRGLSLRVRAGEIVILRGVSGSGKSSLLNLVAGVSHPDAGVMRLDRGSVAYVPQEITLLDDSIRNNLLFGMAAASDAELFDCLAAVNLGEFVASLPGGLETRVGDNGVLFSGGQRQRLGLARAMVRRVSLLLLDEATSALDDENERHVLRNLASMQVAILMVTHRTDGHQFADRTQRLEDGVLLEPVAAFEEDALSRR, encoded by the coding sequence ATGACGAGGTATAGGCCGGACGCGAAGGATGCCCGGAGCGCGGCGGACGTGAGCCGATGGCGCATGGCGCTCGGTCTTTTGCCTGCACGGCAGCGTGTGGCGCTGGCGCTGCTGGTGGCGACGCGGATTGGAATGGGCTTTTGCGACCTGCTGCTGGCGGGGGCGATGTACGTCGTCTTCCTGCTATTGCAGGGAGGTACGCTCGCGGCGCATCGCTGGTGGACGCCGAAGACGGTGCTTTCGGCGTCGTGCCTGACCATGGTGCTGGTGCTGGCGCGGATCGTCATCGATATCGGGTCCACAGCCTGGATGGTTCGGTTCACGCAGAACCTGTATGGCGGCTTTCTGCTGCGGCTGACGGAGGGCTATGGGCAGATGCGCTGGAGTCAGTTCGTGCAGCGCAACCGGAGCGAGATGCTGAAGCACTCGACGAGCACGGCGCTCGATGCGGCGTTCTCGTACCAGATGTTCATCGAGAGTATCGCTGGCAGCACGGTGGTGTGTCTATTTGCGTTTGCGCTGGTGTATCAGAGCCCGAAGCTGGCGATCAGCCTGGGTCTGATTACGCTTCTGTTGTATGCACTGCATCGTTTTGCGATGCGCGACCGGCTGGCTGCTGCCGCGGCGCAACGGGAGAGCTCGCTGCGGGTGCTGCAGCGAGCGGTGACGGAGACGCTGGCCGCGAACAAGGAGGTGCGGACGTATCGCAACCAGACCTTCTTCCATGGGCGCATTCACGATGAGGCCGCGCGGGTGGCGTCGAGCAACGTGCGGCTGGCCGCTCTGCCGCAGGTGGCGCGGGTGCTGGCGGAGCAGGGCGTGGTGATGCTGTTCCTGGGCATCGTGATCGCGGTTGAACTGCAGCATGGCCCGATGCGGCAACTGCTTTCACTGCTGGTGTTTTACTTTGTGCTCTCGCGGCGCATTCTGCCTATGATCAGCACGCTGGCGCTGACCTTCGGACAACTGGAGGGGGCCTATGAGAACCTGCAGATCATCCATCAGGAGCTGCACGATTGCATGGTCTATCGCTCGGTGCCGGCGGTGCTCGAAACTCCTGCGCCTGGGTTCGTGTTGGAGATCGAGGATCTGTCGTTCTCGTATGAAGACGGGACGCGCATTCTTCGGGGGCTGAGCCTGCGCGTGCGGGCTGGCGAGATCGTGATTCTGCGCGGAGTATCGGGCAGCGGGAAGAGCTCCCTGCTGAACCTGGTGGCGGGTGTCTCGCATCCGGACGCGGGCGTGATGCGGCTCGATCGCGGCAGTGTAGCGTATGTGCCGCAGGAGATTACGCTGCTGGACGATTCGATCCGTAACAACCTGCTATTCGGGATGGCGGCGGCGAGCGATGCGGAGCTGTTCGACTGCCTGGCGGCGGTGAACCTGGGTGAGTTCGTGGCGTCGCTCCCGGGCGGGCTGGAGACGCGCGTAGGCGACAATGGCGTCCTGTTCTCTGGCGGACAGAGGCAAAGGCTGGGGCTGGCGCGCGCGATGGTTCGGCGGGTGTCGCTCCTTCTGCTGGATGAGGCGACCTCCGCGCTGGACGACGAGAACGAGCGGCATGTGCTGCGAAATCTGGCGTCCATGCAGGTGGCGATCCTGATGGTGACGCATCGGACCGACGGCCACCAGTTCGCGGACCGGACTCAGCGGCTGGAAGACGGCGTGCTGCTGGAGCCGGTGGCGGCGTTCGAGGAGGATGCGCTCAGCCGGAGGTAA
- a CDS encoding glycosyltransferase, whose amino-acid sequence MNTREHCVLIAPVLPNPDGSGLEQRAFSLLRNFAARFDVTLVVANGEPSLPAIPSAVESLATGIHHLHTRPASRLGQRAARLIPPLVLLEPRWTADWQQAAAPLTILHAPSHAVFFRLRMHSLRAALFPTEQPPNTFIDLDDRESTTLWSIGCYALRRRRLRLALKHLSMACQYALLERTVLRRYNTVTYANPVDGQALANISGNATLLCRPNQVRLPDETPRPPADAPFTLLFVGTLGYFPNEDAALWLADELVPALRLQAQVPFRLLIAGRCATQRLITRLASIPEIEFLGSVEHVAPLYAQSHVAVAAVRCGGGTKVKVLEAVAHQCPVVATPHSALGLPFLPAEDLFTASDAAFFAASCLRLARHPDQARAMARNAYLRLSASSSNAATGSSSTPSSSR is encoded by the coding sequence ATGAACACGCGTGAACACTGCGTCCTCATTGCGCCCGTGCTCCCCAACCCGGATGGCTCGGGGCTGGAGCAGAGGGCGTTCTCGCTGTTGCGGAACTTCGCCGCCCGTTTCGATGTGACGCTCGTCGTCGCCAACGGAGAGCCCAGCCTGCCCGCGATCCCATCCGCGGTCGAGTCCCTCGCCACCGGCATCCACCATCTGCACACTCGTCCCGCCTCACGCTTGGGCCAGCGAGCCGCCCGCCTCATCCCTCCCCTGGTTCTCCTCGAACCCCGCTGGACCGCGGACTGGCAACAGGCCGCCGCGCCCCTGACGATCCTGCACGCGCCCAGCCACGCGGTCTTCTTTCGTCTGCGGATGCACTCCCTGCGCGCCGCTCTCTTCCCCACCGAGCAGCCCCCAAACACGTTCATCGACCTCGACGACCGCGAGTCCACCACCCTCTGGAGCATCGGCTGCTACGCGTTACGCCGCCGCCGTCTGCGCCTGGCCCTCAAGCACCTCTCCATGGCCTGCCAGTATGCGCTGCTGGAGCGCACCGTGCTCCGCCGCTACAACACCGTCACCTACGCCAACCCCGTCGACGGCCAAGCCCTCGCCAACATCTCCGGCAACGCCACCCTGCTCTGCCGCCCAAACCAGGTGCGCCTGCCGGACGAGACCCCGCGCCCACCCGCCGATGCCCCGTTTACCCTCCTCTTCGTCGGAACCCTCGGCTACTTCCCCAACGAAGACGCGGCGCTCTGGCTGGCGGACGAACTCGTCCCAGCACTCCGCCTCCAGGCGCAAGTCCCCTTTCGTCTGCTCATCGCGGGACGCTGCGCAACGCAACGCCTTATCACCCGCCTCGCCTCGATCCCGGAGATCGAGTTCCTCGGCTCGGTCGAGCACGTCGCCCCCCTCTACGCGCAATCGCACGTCGCCGTCGCCGCCGTGCGCTGCGGTGGCGGAACGAAGGTCAAGGTGCTCGAAGCCGTGGCCCATCAATGCCCCGTAGTGGCCACCCCGCACTCGGCACTGGGGCTGCCCTTCCTCCCCGCAGAGGACCTTTTCACGGCCAGCGACGCGGCATTCTTCGCGGCCTCGTGTCTCCGCCTCGCGCGGCATCCGGATCAAGCCCGTGCCATGGCCCGAAACGCTTACCTCCGGCTGAGCGCATCCTCCTCGAACGCCGCCACCGGCTCCAGCAGCACGCCGTCTTCCAGCCGCTGA
- a CDS encoding glycosyltransferase: MAIPRSFHFIFGLKPQTTPFHLAHYLCLRSCIEVNRPAAVNFHYRNMPWGPLWDLVVSQITLRPLAESVPLDTYAYPEASTSVTYRYAHTSDFLRVAILEREGGVYADIDTLFLRPYPDRLYQHPFVMGHELVDPHVPSATLGGSLCNAVLLSEPGARFAQLWQQQMASSFDGSWSRHSTFLPYEISRAHPETIAVEPESSFFHLDWTREGIRRLFETSETLPDSVYSLHLWAHLWWESGRTDVSRFHADRLTPEYIAYANTTYARYARRFLPANLKLGSRAAWTTQRAIAQATDAASILKARAAARVRSLTGPAR, from the coding sequence ATGGCCATTCCTCGATCGTTTCACTTCATCTTTGGGCTCAAGCCACAGACGACGCCGTTCCATCTGGCGCATTATCTATGTCTTCGCTCCTGTATCGAAGTCAACCGGCCTGCGGCAGTGAACTTTCACTACCGGAACATGCCCTGGGGCCCTCTCTGGGATCTTGTTGTATCGCAGATTACACTACGTCCGCTGGCCGAGTCAGTCCCCCTGGACACATACGCTTACCCTGAGGCGAGTACATCCGTAACCTACCGCTACGCGCATACTTCGGACTTCCTGCGCGTAGCCATCCTGGAGCGAGAAGGCGGCGTCTATGCCGACATCGACACGCTCTTCCTACGACCCTATCCGGATCGTCTCTACCAGCATCCCTTCGTCATGGGTCATGAACTCGTCGACCCGCACGTCCCCTCCGCCACCCTGGGCGGATCGCTCTGCAACGCCGTCCTGCTGTCTGAGCCGGGTGCCCGCTTCGCACAACTCTGGCAGCAGCAGATGGCGTCCAGCTTCGACGGCTCCTGGAGCCGCCACTCGACCTTTCTGCCCTACGAGATTAGCCGCGCCCACCCGGAGACCATCGCCGTCGAGCCCGAGAGCTCCTTCTTCCATCTCGACTGGACCCGCGAGGGCATACGACGTCTCTTCGAGACCTCCGAGACCCTGCCGGACAGCGTCTACAGCCTGCATCTCTGGGCGCATCTCTGGTGGGAGAGCGGCCGCACAGACGTCAGCCGCTTCCACGCCGACCGCCTGACGCCCGAGTACATCGCGTACGCCAACACCACCTATGCCCGCTACGCCCGACGCTTCCTCCCCGCGAACCTGAAGCTCGGCTCCCGCGCCGCCTGGACGACGCAACGCGCCATCGCCCAGGCCACGGACGCGGCATCGATTCTGAAAGCTCGCGCCGCCGCCCGCGTCCGCAGCCTGACCGGCCCGGCGCGATGA
- a CDS encoding glycosyltransferase family 2 protein translates to MNVSRILSLVIATCGRDVPLRALLDSIPSDCADRVRIVVVDQNDDDRLIPLLASVRADLSLEHLRVPFQHASRARNLGARHASTEWVAFPDDDATFLPMALERFFALENTSLDVIGGQIVDEAGAPHLIAWLDHDAAITRDTLDFTFVESSFFIRRDVFLRIDGFDPLFGPGAPFPAAEGADLMRRLWHEGTALRTLYTPSIQLYHPEKSTDETPTGRDRVRRFAFAEGAFVARHLRVLPKAPVLRKLVLRIGGVCLTRSEKRRRKIAYLAGFFRGFFAYIHLQRARLRIEQPSYEPEQR, encoded by the coding sequence TTGAACGTTTCCAGGATTCTGTCGCTCGTGATTGCGACGTGTGGCCGCGATGTGCCGCTGCGGGCGCTGCTCGATAGCATCCCAAGCGACTGTGCCGATCGCGTACGGATTGTCGTCGTCGACCAGAACGACGACGACCGCCTGATTCCTCTGCTTGCGTCTGTTCGAGCCGATCTCTCGCTTGAGCATCTCCGCGTACCCTTCCAGCATGCGAGCCGTGCGCGGAATCTTGGAGCCCGCCACGCCTCGACCGAGTGGGTTGCGTTTCCCGATGATGATGCGACATTTCTGCCCATGGCGCTCGAGCGCTTCTTCGCCCTGGAGAACACGTCGCTCGATGTGATCGGCGGACAGATCGTCGACGAAGCCGGCGCGCCCCATCTGATTGCCTGGCTGGATCACGATGCTGCGATCACCCGGGATACGCTGGACTTCACCTTCGTGGAGAGCTCGTTTTTTATCCGGAGAGATGTGTTCTTGCGGATCGATGGGTTCGACCCGCTCTTCGGGCCGGGCGCACCGTTTCCCGCGGCCGAGGGCGCCGACCTCATGCGGAGGTTGTGGCACGAGGGCACGGCCCTGCGCACGTTGTATACGCCGTCGATTCAGCTCTATCACCCGGAGAAGTCGACCGATGAGACGCCCACGGGGCGCGATCGCGTGCGCCGCTTCGCGTTCGCTGAGGGCGCGTTCGTGGCTCGGCATCTTCGTGTGCTGCCCAAGGCGCCCGTGCTGCGGAAGCTCGTGTTGCGCATCGGCGGCGTGTGCCTGACACGGAGCGAGAAGAGACGGCGGAAGATCGCCTATCTTGCTGGATTTTTCAGAGGTTTCTTTGCGTATATCCACCTGCAGCGGGCCAGACTGCGGATCGAACAACCGTCCTATGAGCCCGAACAGAGGTAG
- a CDS encoding glycosyltransferase family 2 protein: MPDAESTLPLLSLIVATVDRVEELRHCLESLRTCTFRSFEVIVADQNEDLRVQEVIESVGSSFPVVWLRMDHRHATDARNAGAARARGQWLGFPDDDCCFLPDTLERIRAHAVGDGIDVLTGMTRDREGNPSVLPWHPAEARITRHVLRRSVAESTLYLRREIFFAVGGFDPAFGPGSLFGAEEGVDLVRRIWREMPSARMKYYPEICFVHDNGSSQVDDRALRKIRIYSRARGACFARHWQSASPRRFVNDIGRHVAGSLIFRGSRRRSRIISLVGYVEGFIAYRQWERQKQRVGGP; encoded by the coding sequence ATGCCCGATGCAGAATCCACTCTTCCCCTTCTCTCGCTGATTGTCGCTACCGTCGATCGCGTGGAAGAACTGCGGCACTGTCTTGAGAGCCTTCGCACGTGTACCTTTCGTTCTTTTGAGGTAATCGTCGCGGACCAGAATGAAGACTTGCGTGTGCAGGAGGTGATCGAGTCGGTGGGATCGTCCTTTCCGGTGGTTTGGCTGCGTATGGATCATCGCCATGCGACCGATGCTCGCAATGCCGGAGCCGCTCGGGCACGCGGCCAGTGGTTGGGCTTTCCGGATGATGACTGCTGCTTTCTTCCGGACACGCTGGAGCGCATCCGCGCCCATGCGGTCGGGGATGGAATCGATGTGTTGACCGGCATGACACGCGACCGGGAGGGGAACCCTTCGGTTCTGCCGTGGCACCCCGCTGAGGCGAGGATCACACGCCATGTGCTGCGCCGCTCGGTTGCGGAGTCGACGTTATATCTGCGGCGCGAGATCTTCTTCGCGGTCGGTGGCTTCGATCCGGCGTTCGGGCCGGGGTCGCTGTTCGGCGCAGAGGAGGGCGTGGACCTGGTGCGGCGGATCTGGAGAGAAATGCCGTCGGCACGGATGAAGTACTATCCGGAGATCTGTTTCGTGCATGACAACGGATCTTCGCAGGTCGACGACCGCGCGCTCCGCAAGATTCGGATCTATTCCCGTGCGCGCGGGGCATGCTTCGCCCGGCACTGGCAGAGTGCATCCCCCAGGCGTTTCGTCAACGACATCGGTCGCCACGTCGCGGGCAGCCTGATCTTTCGCGGCTCGCGAAGGAGGAGCCGCATCATCTCTCTCGTCGGCTATGTCGAAGGCTTCATTGCCTATCGACAGTGGGAGCGGCAGAAGCAAAGGGTTGGTGGCCCGTGA
- a CDS encoding glycosyltransferase, translated as MTMRINYIAPADHTGYACAAAQYIRLLVAHGVSVCFQPLLPGPGLGLWYECAAPPQTQLVLQQELMLDADTVLHVVPEYYAPLTQWLRERGVRGKIVGMTVWETSKLPRHWPALLNRMDAILVPSAWNRTVFLESGVTRTVFCLPHASEFEGRAPRAETVARLRARLPETAGKFVFYSIGAWSYRKGNDLLLKAFRRAFRGRHDVLLILKTSPRSLDSPAPLWRRAIRRVLGAREPLERVLSGNDPRIVLLTDDMSSDEVAALHGSGDCYVSCARGEGWGMGLYEAVWFGKPFLAPEHGGHRAFLAEDDLSGLVRSVAVPVRTPGRDGSYTRDQWWDEVDVPSMALAMRRMVESVERYRAEAEVLAKGMRQQFGGEAIANTFVSILKRLQEREDLSR; from the coding sequence GTGACGATGCGCATCAATTACATCGCACCGGCTGACCATACCGGCTATGCGTGCGCCGCCGCACAATACATCCGGCTGCTCGTCGCGCATGGCGTGTCGGTCTGTTTTCAACCGCTATTGCCTGGGCCCGGGCTCGGGCTATGGTACGAGTGCGCTGCGCCTCCCCAGACTCAGTTGGTCTTGCAGCAGGAACTGATGCTGGACGCGGACACGGTGCTGCATGTCGTGCCGGAGTACTACGCCCCGTTGACGCAATGGTTGCGAGAGCGAGGCGTCAGGGGAAAGATCGTCGGGATGACGGTGTGGGAGACGAGCAAACTTCCACGGCATTGGCCCGCGCTGCTGAATCGGATGGACGCGATTCTTGTGCCCTCGGCATGGAATCGCACGGTCTTTCTGGAGAGCGGGGTGACGCGAACGGTCTTCTGTCTGCCGCACGCATCCGAGTTTGAGGGGCGAGCACCGCGGGCCGAGACCGTCGCGCGACTTCGCGCACGATTGCCGGAGACTGCGGGAAAGTTCGTTTTCTACAGCATCGGCGCGTGGAGCTACCGAAAGGGAAATGATCTTCTGCTCAAGGCGTTTCGCAGAGCCTTCCGGGGAAGGCACGATGTGCTGCTGATCCTGAAGACCTCGCCGCGGTCGCTGGACAGCCCCGCACCGCTCTGGCGGAGAGCGATCCGCCGGGTGCTGGGAGCGAGAGAGCCGCTGGAGCGCGTGCTCTCGGGGAACGACCCGCGCATCGTCCTCTTGACCGATGATATGTCGTCGGATGAGGTCGCCGCGCTCCATGGTTCGGGCGATTGCTACGTCTCGTGCGCGCGTGGCGAAGGATGGGGCATGGGGCTGTATGAGGCCGTGTGGTTCGGCAAACCGTTTCTCGCGCCCGAGCATGGCGGCCATCGAGCCTTCCTGGCGGAGGATGATCTCAGCGGTTTAGTGCGCAGTGTCGCTGTGCCGGTGAGGACACCGGGCCGGGATGGATCCTACACCAGGGATCAATGGTGGGATGAGGTCGATGTTCCGAGCATGGCACTCGCGATGCGAAGGATGGTGGAGAGTGTCGAGCGGTATCGAGCAGAAGCGGAGGTGCTCGCCAAGGGCATGCGCCAGCAGTTTGGCGGAGAGGCCATCGCCAATACCTTTGTGTCGATTCTCAAGCGACTGCAGGAGCGTGAAGACTTGTCGCGCTGA